From one Flavobacteriales bacterium genomic stretch:
- a CDS encoding DUF1456 family protein translates to MNNNDVLKRLRYTFNFSDQQMISLFEEAGKTVNRSEVSNWLKPEKDEEFKMLYDKDLAYFLNGFIMLKRGKDPNREMKAESKMNNNLVLRKLKIALNYKDTDMLEVLDLADFRMGKGELNNFFRAPSHPKFMKCKDQILRNFLMGLQLKHRPKEQN, encoded by the coding sequence ATGAACAACAATGATGTTCTCAAAAGACTGAGATATACCTTTAATTTTAGTGATCAGCAAATGATTTCTTTGTTTGAAGAAGCGGGTAAAACCGTGAATAGATCCGAAGTGTCAAATTGGTTAAAACCAGAAAAAGATGAGGAGTTTAAAATGCTTTATGATAAGGATTTGGCTTATTTCTTAAACGGATTTATTATGCTCAAAAGAGGGAAAGACCCGAATAGAGAAATGAAAGCAGAGTCCAAAATGAACAATAATTTAGTACTCAGAAAACTAAAGATTGCTTTAAATTATAAAGATACAGACATGTTGGAGGTATTAGATTTAGCAGATTTTAGAATGGGTAAAGGAGAACTCAATAACTTTTTTAGAGCACCGAGTCATCCCAAATTCATGAAATGTAAAGATCAAATTTTGAGAAACTTTTTAATGGGACTTCAGCTAAAACATCGACCAAAAGAACAGAACTAA
- a CDS encoding PorT family protein: MRRILLLSFIFCIVGISTAQNRRDKDKKRQIHRVKKTQFGIRSGLNYSMTTGNDIIGNESRIAYHFGAYVQFPLSKKNKDLLIETGLFYSHKGWNLGFIVPDKMNEYMGAVTGLNKLDYGQSSAKMEFLDIPIILKDNQSEKFVPFGGLEFSTLLKTDFEYGYKYVGEDGKEVFKTERTQPKDNLQTLFIGVIMGMEYHVNHFLNLNASFNYPLTNLDNKGFSDIKILNIKLAVGFTF, from the coding sequence ATGAGAAGAATACTACTGTTGAGCTTTATTTTCTGCATTGTCGGAATTTCTACCGCTCAAAATAGACGAGACAAAGATAAAAAACGACAAATACACCGTGTAAAGAAAACGCAATTTGGAATTCGTTCTGGTTTAAACTATTCGATGACAACTGGTAATGATATCATCGGTAATGAATCGAGAATAGCTTACCATTTTGGTGCTTATGTTCAGTTTCCTTTATCAAAGAAGAATAAAGATTTACTGATTGAAACAGGACTTTTCTATTCCCACAAAGGTTGGAATTTAGGATTTATTGTTCCTGATAAAATGAACGAATATATGGGAGCCGTAACTGGTTTAAACAAGTTAGACTACGGTCAGTCTTCTGCTAAGATGGAGTTTTTGGATATCCCAATCATTCTTAAAGATAATCAATCTGAGAAATTTGTACCATTTGGAGGACTGGAATTCTCCACTTTATTGAAAACCGATTTTGAATATGGTTATAAATATGTAGGAGAAGACGGGAAAGAAGTTTTTAAAACAGAAAGAACGCAACCCAAAGATAATCTTCAAACATTATTTATAGGAGTTATTATGGGAATGGAATACCATGTGAACCATTTTCTAAATCTTAATGCCTCTTTTAATTACCCACTTACAAACTTAGATAACAAGGGATTTTCAGATATTAAAATCTTAAATATTAAACTGGCAGTAGGTTTCACTTTCTAG
- a CDS encoding YggS family pyridoxal phosphate-dependent enzyme — protein sequence MSIKESHAINQSIANIKKEIGEQVTLVAVSKTKPSEDIMIAYEGGQRVFGENKVQELREKHEQLPKDIQWHLIGHLQTNKVKYIAPFVSLIHSLDSEKLAKEIQKRAVTNERVIDCLIQIHLAENELSKHGFSFQEAQYFFEKSLEHYPNIRIKGMMAMGSLTSNEEVTKQEFRKMNTFFREMRSKFPQLEILSMGMSGDYLLAIEEGSNMIRVGSTIFGARNYKI from the coding sequence ATGAGTATTAAAGAATCGCATGCTATTAATCAATCAATAGCAAATATCAAAAAAGAAATTGGTGAGCAAGTCACTCTTGTTGCTGTTTCGAAAACCAAACCCTCTGAGGATATTATGATTGCTTATGAAGGCGGTCAAAGAGTTTTTGGAGAGAATAAGGTACAAGAATTAAGAGAAAAGCACGAGCAATTGCCAAAAGATATTCAATGGCATTTGATAGGTCATTTGCAAACAAATAAGGTGAAATATATTGCCCCTTTTGTTAGTTTAATTCATTCTTTGGATTCCGAAAAACTCGCTAAAGAAATACAGAAACGAGCAGTGACCAATGAACGAGTAATCGATTGTTTGATTCAAATTCACTTGGCAGAGAATGAACTGTCAAAACATGGATTTAGTTTCCAAGAAGCACAATATTTCTTCGAAAAATCGTTAGAGCATTATCCGAATATTCGAATCAAAGGAATGATGGCAATGGGCTCATTAACATCTAATGAAGAGGTCACCAAACAGGAATTTAGAAAAATGAATACTTTCTTTCGAGAAATGAGATCAAAATTCCCTCAATTAGAGATTTTATCTATGGGAATGAGTGGAGATTACCTGTTGGCTATTGAAGAAGGTTCCAATATGATAAGGGTAGGATCAACCATTTTTGGAGCAAGAAACTATAAGATATGA
- a CDS encoding DUF1015 domain-containing protein translates to MPKIIPFKGVRPPRNIAPLLPSRSFIDYTDKEIKNRIKDNPYSFLQIIEPDYLSSIEEKLKGIDKYHAIHDAYEGFKNNGFLLKEENEAIYVYRQSYEGFSFTGFILGVSVEDYVNDHIKKHEATIPKREEIFANYLNICGFNAEPVLMSYESNNDLDFILNETCEKLPILDHNTTDMIRHELWVIEDKEVITRLQKSFEKIDSFYIADGHHRSSSSAKVYQDFHQGETHPSAHYMAYVIPETQLSIFSYDRIIEMEANLIEEDFIAQLQEHFWVTIADSHQKVLDDNCIQMYWGKTWYILRLKLENYTIEQYVDELDSQILSNTILRPILGIYDVKNDKRVKFVPGNTDFREIEKRIGSDNSKLAFCLKPVKINQLKTVADKGLIMPAKSTFIEPKLRSGLVIYEY, encoded by the coding sequence ATGCCAAAGATAATTCCCTTTAAAGGAGTCCGTCCTCCTAGAAATATTGCTCCTTTATTACCTTCAAGATCATTTATTGATTATACAGATAAGGAAATCAAAAATAGAATAAAGGACAATCCATATTCTTTTTTGCAAATTATAGAACCTGATTATCTTTCTTCAATAGAAGAAAAATTAAAAGGAATTGATAAATATCACGCTATTCATGATGCCTATGAAGGATTTAAGAATAACGGGTTTCTGCTAAAAGAAGAAAATGAAGCTATTTATGTTTATAGACAAAGTTATGAAGGCTTTTCATTTACAGGTTTTATCTTAGGAGTGAGTGTGGAGGATTATGTAAACGATCATATCAAAAAACACGAGGCAACTATACCAAAACGAGAAGAGATATTTGCAAATTATTTAAACATTTGTGGATTCAATGCAGAACCTGTTTTAATGAGTTATGAGTCTAATAACGACTTAGACTTTATTCTAAATGAAACATGTGAGAAATTACCTATTTTAGATCATAACACTACCGATATGATTCGGCATGAACTATGGGTGATAGAGGATAAAGAGGTGATTACTCGTTTACAAAAATCATTTGAAAAGATTGATTCATTTTATATAGCCGATGGGCATCATCGTTCTTCTTCGTCTGCAAAGGTTTATCAGGACTTTCATCAGGGAGAAACACATCCCTCAGCTCATTATATGGCCTATGTAATCCCAGAGACCCAACTTTCAATCTTCTCTTATGATAGAATAATAGAAATGGAGGCCAACTTGATAGAGGAGGACTTTATTGCACAACTTCAAGAACATTTTTGGGTAACTATTGCAGATTCTCATCAAAAAGTATTGGATGATAACTGCATTCAAATGTACTGGGGAAAAACATGGTATATTCTTCGTTTGAAGTTAGAAAATTATACCATAGAACAATATGTAGACGAATTAGATTCTCAAATCTTGAGCAATACAATTTTGCGTCCTATTTTGGGAATTTATGACGTTAAGAACGATAAAAGAGTGAAATTTGTACCTGGAAATACAGATTTTAGAGAAATCGAAAAAAGAATCGGTTCTGATAACAGTAAATTGGCATTTTGTTTAAAACCTGTAAAAATAAACCAACTGAAAACAGTGGCAGATAAAGGTTTAATTATGCCTGCAAAAAGTACTTTTATCGAACCAAAATTACGATCAGGATTAGTGATTTATGAGTATTAA
- the nhaC gene encoding Na+/H+ antiporter NhaC, with protein sequence MEKTKIPFHLALLPFLVLIVLLALNVFLFADNSSYGYNQIALLLSGLIVAGIGVKYGFSWKEIQNGIVENISTSMKAILILLFIGALAGTWLISGIVPAMIYYGLDLLSPEFFLFASCIICALISLSTGSSWSTIGTVGIALLAIGKVLGFPEGWIAGAVISGAYFGDKMSPLSDTTNLAPAMAGTDLFTHIRYMLYTTLPSIGISLIIFLVYGFTQDYSGQVEGLEAVQTAITQNFKIHIGLFIIPLFTIALIIKKVDALLALFLGSLAGGVSAVFFQPELMTRLASHSTNAFLAQYEMIVESMANGVKIPSENKIVAELLSSSGMAGMLNTVWLILSAMFFSGTLEATGILKQISEKILSVVKSRFGLVFSTVSSCVFFNITASDQYLAIIVPGKMFSKAYQDKGLAPENLSRSLEDSGTVTSVLVPWNTCGAAQANILGVATILYLPYCFFNWISPLMTLTFALFKIKIRELKETKNAKDNSL encoded by the coding sequence ATGGAGAAAACAAAAATCCCCTTTCATTTAGCACTTCTGCCATTCCTAGTTCTAATTGTTCTACTAGCTTTAAATGTATTTCTATTTGCAGACAATTCATCTTATGGCTACAACCAAATTGCACTTCTTTTAAGCGGACTTATAGTTGCTGGAATTGGTGTAAAATATGGTTTTAGCTGGAAAGAAATTCAAAATGGAATTGTAGAAAACATTTCAACTTCTATGAAGGCCATTTTAATATTACTATTTATTGGAGCTTTAGCAGGTACTTGGTTGATTAGTGGAATTGTTCCTGCTATGATATACTATGGTTTGGATCTTCTTTCTCCAGAGTTTTTTCTTTTTGCTTCTTGTATAATCTGTGCTTTAATCTCTTTATCAACTGGTAGCTCTTGGTCAACCATCGGTACTGTAGGGATAGCCTTATTAGCTATTGGTAAGGTATTAGGTTTTCCTGAAGGTTGGATTGCAGGAGCCGTAATTTCTGGTGCTTATTTTGGAGATAAAATGTCGCCACTTTCAGATACCACAAACTTAGCGCCAGCTATGGCAGGTACGGATCTATTTACGCATATTAGGTATATGCTCTATACCACACTCCCTTCCATTGGAATCAGTTTAATTATATTTTTGGTATATGGTTTTACTCAAGACTATTCTGGACAAGTGGAGGGACTAGAAGCTGTTCAAACGGCAATTACTCAAAATTTTAAAATCCATATCGGACTATTTATCATTCCATTGTTTACGATTGCTCTTATCATAAAAAAAGTAGATGCTTTATTAGCTTTGTTCCTTGGTTCACTAGCAGGAGGCGTCTCGGCAGTTTTTTTTCAGCCTGAACTCATGACTCGTTTGGCAAGTCATTCTACTAATGCCTTTTTAGCTCAGTATGAAATGATTGTTGAGTCAATGGCAAATGGAGTAAAAATCCCTTCTGAGAATAAAATAGTTGCCGAGTTATTATCCTCTTCAGGAATGGCAGGAATGCTCAATACGGTATGGCTCATACTGTCCGCCATGTTTTTTAGTGGAACACTAGAGGCAACAGGAATTCTGAAGCAAATAAGTGAGAAAATATTGAGTGTTGTAAAGTCAAGATTTGGTTTAGTCTTTTCTACTGTTTCGTCATGCGTATTCTTTAATATCACTGCTTCAGATCAATATTTAGCGATAATAGTACCTGGGAAAATGTTTTCAAAAGCTTATCAAGATAAAGGTTTAGCACCAGAAAATTTGAGTAGATCTCTTGAAGATAGCGGAACGGTAACCTCCGTATTAGTACCTTGGAATACCTGTGGGGCTGCACAAGCAAATATTCTAGGAGTAGCCACAATTTTGTATTTACCTTATTGTTTTTTCAATTGGATTTCTCCATTGATGACTTTAACATTTGCTTTATTCAAAATAAAAATTAGAGAACTAAAAGAAACCAAAAATGCCAAAGATAATTCCCTTTAA